A region from the Gossypium hirsutum isolate 1008001.06 chromosome A08, Gossypium_hirsutum_v2.1, whole genome shotgun sequence genome encodes:
- the LOC107955218 gene encoding uncharacterized protein isoform X4: protein MEAAAAVAAARGGALPMSSSSRKEWRAVSDHHLVRSHGDEVEMDRSKLGQSDERTIYEHGREPADVDFCSITADESLDDDVLQQRIHNITRQREELLQMEVELRAQAIARSRVLEIQSSCDAKITAHVNAVAKLEEQLDEREQTIHEFERKMEEKDRELHSIKVDKEEVWAKEDLLREQNKELATFRRERDHSEAERAQHIKQIHDLQEHVQEKERQLIDLQEQYRAAQEAILYKDEQLRDAQTWISRVQEMDALQSSTNHSLQAELRERTEQYNQLWHGCQRQFAEMERLHLHTIHQLQLELADVRERNGSYTDESHTSRTKSKDVSQFGQTNGKQVDSNGSGATNANTGIISNGASDNVQTFVSPGNAPNPNDHVPSVPIAPLGLPTYLPPGQVSALHSFIMHQQGAPHSVTSHVGHYSMPDTASIQQWQNQLTSPEGLQLSAENHIPPSQTDQKLGSSDVKYEYDLSVNGQAIRSDYLDHMNQGAEPNSVISSSSGKAQVDESINASYLVDSQPEPAMPQASSQFHGALRLSSEPKEQNILNMNNHVQEDQIPTAKETSTAAAAAASPSHDTSLHSVNFCETTIKNGTGAILPEKPVSTGQTNNLISAKTSETALLDERSLLACIVRTIPTGGKIRISSTLPNRLGKMLAPLHWHDYKKYGKLDDFVAGHPALFLIEGDYIRLREGAQEMIAATAAVAKVAAAAAASSPYSSILPSVAVTPMAQPNRLKKGLPTADSNHAKNENAAFKGYAVISKTAAGDHSQLSGMQNQHPNGVSFGVAGNLSNVKILSKSNGANSERSSLKNVERQASGQGRSNSNFAGKQQGRATGAALSSRR from the exons ATGGAGGCAGCGGCCGCTGTTGCCGCCGCACGGGGCGGTGCGCTCCCAATGTCGTCATCGTCGCGTAAGGAGTGGCGTGCCGTTTCCGACCATCACCTGGTTCGTAGCCATGGGGATGAAGTG GAAATGGACAGATCAAAGTTGGGACAGTCAGATGAGAGAACCATATATGAG CACGGAAGAGAGCCTGCTGATGTTGACTTCTGCTCAATCACGGCTGATGAAAGTTTAGATGATGATGTATTACAACAGAGGATCCACAATATTACTAGACAAAGAGAGGAGCTATTGCAGATGGAGGTTGAACTCCGAGCACAGGCAATTGCAAGATCAAGGGTCCTGGAAATTCAGAGCAGCTGTGATGCAAAAATAACAGCCCATGTCAATGCTGTTGCCAAGCTTGAG GAGCAACTCGATGAAAGAGAACAGACCATACATGAATTCGAAAGGAAAATGGAAGAGAAAGACAGAGAGTTGCATTCCATCAAAGTTGATAAAGAAGAG GTCTGGGCAAAGGAAGATCTTCTCAGAGAGCAAAACAAGGAACTGGCTACTTTCAG AAGAGAACGTGATCATTCAGAGGCTGAGAGAGCTCAACACATAAAACAGATACATGATCTTCAAGAGCATGTTCAAGAGAAAGAGAGGCAGCTTATTGACTTGCAGGAACAG TATAGGGCTGCTCAAGAAGCCATTCTTTATAAGGATGAACAGTTGAGAGATGCCCAAACTTGGATTTCTCGTGTCCAGGAGATGGATGCTTTGCAGTCAAGTACAAACCACTCCTTACAGGCTGAGTTGAGAGAACGTACAGAGCAATATAACCAGCTCTGGCATGGATGTCAGAGACAG TTTGCAGAGATGGAGAGACTTCATTTGCATACAATACATCAACTTCAACTTGAGCTGGCTGATGTGAGAGAGAGGAATGGTTCTTATACTGATGAATCACATACGTCCCGAACAAAATCAAAAGATGTATCTCAATTTGGTCAAACTAATGGGAAACAGGTGGATTCTAATGGAAGTGGTGCAACAAATGCTAATACTGGGATTATTTCAAATGGGGCTTCAGACAATGTCCAAACTTTTGTTTCACCTGGAAATGCACCAAATCCG AATGACCATGTTCCAagtgttccaattgctccacttGGGTTGCCTACATACCTCCCACCTGGGCAGGTGTCTGCTCTGCATTCATTTATCATGCATCAACAGGGAGCTCCCCATTCTGTGACATCTCATGTTGGACACTACTCAATGCCAGATACAGCATCCATCCAACAGTGGCAGAACCAGCTG ACTTCCCCAGAGGGTTTACAGCTGTCTGCAGAGAATCATATTCCACCATCCCAAACAGATCAAAAGCTTGGGAGCTCAGATGTAAAGTATGAGTATGACTTGTCTGTCAATGGACAAGCCATTCGTTCAGACTATCTAGATCATATGAACCAAGGGGCAGAGCCCAATTCTGTGATATCATCATCTTCTGGGAAAGCTCAG GTTGATGAGTCAATTAATGCAAGTTACCTTGTGGACTCCCAACCTGAGCCAGCCATGCCGCAGGCCTCTTCACAATTTCATGGTGCTTTAAGATTGAGCTCTGAACCCAAG GAACAAAATATTCTGAATATGAATAATCATGTGCAAGAGGATCAAATCCCAACAGCGAAGGAAACAAGTACTGCAGCTGCTGCTGCTGCCAGTCCATCTCATGATACTTCACTGCATTCTGTTAATTTCTGTGAAACGACAATAAAAAATGGAACTGGTGCTATTTTGCCTGAAAAGCCGGTCTCAACTGGCCAGACTAATAACCTGATATCAGCTAAGACTTCAGAGACAGCTCTGCTTGATGAGAGGTCTTTGTTGGCTTGCATTGTTCGCACGATTCCAACTGGTGGCAAAATTCGGATCAGTTCCACG CTACCAAATAGGTTGGGGAAAATGCTTGCACCTTTACACTGGCATGATTACAAGAAGTATGGAAAGCTGGATGACTTTGTAGCCGGTCACCCTGCG TTGTTTCTGATTGAGGGCGATTATATTCGGCTTCGAGAGGGAGCACAAGAAATGATAGCAGCCACTGCTGCTGTTGCTAAAGTTGCTGCAGCAGCTGCAGCCTCATCTCCTTACTCCTCGATTCTGCCTTCTGTTGCTGTTACTCCAATGGCACAACCTAACCGACTAAAGAAGGGTCTCCCAACAGCTGACTCCAACCATGCGAAGAATGAGAATGCTGCTTTCAAGGGGTATGCAGTTATCTCCAAAACTGCAGCTGGTGATCATTCACAGCTGTCAGGAATGCAGAATCAACATCCCAATGGTGTTTCTTTTGGAGTGGCTGGAAATCTCTCAAATGTAAAAATATTGAGCAAATCTAATGGAGCAAATTCTGAGAGATCAAGTCTGAAAAATGTTGAAAGGCAGGCCTCTGGTCAGGGAAGGTCTAATTCTAATTTTGCTGGAAAACAGCAGGGCAG GGCAACTGGGGCAGCTTTATCTTCTAGAAGATA G
- the LOC107955218 gene encoding uncharacterized protein isoform X2, producing MEAAAAVAAARGGALPMSSSSRKEWRAVSDHHLVRSHGDEVEMDRSKLGQSDERTIYEVQHGREPADVDFCSITADESLDDDVLQQRIHNITRQREELLQMEVELRAQAIARSRVLEIQSSCDAKITAHVNAVAKLEEQLDEREQTIHEFERKMEEKDRELHSIKVDKEEVWAKEDLLREQNKELATFRRERDHSEAERAQHIKQIHDLQEHVQEKERQLIDLQEQYRAAQEAILYKDEQLRDAQTWISRVQEMDALQSSTNHSLQAELRERTEQYNQLWHGCQRQFAEMERLHLHTIHQLQLELADVRERNGSYTDESHTSRTKSKDVSQFGQTNGKQVDSNGSGATNANTGIISNGASDNVQTFVSPGNAPNPNDHVPSVPIAPLGLPTYLPPGQVSALHSFIMHQQGAPHSVTSHVGHYSMPDTASIQQWQNQLTSPEGLQLSAENHIPPSQTDQKLGSSDVKYEYDLSVNGQAIRSDYLDHMNQGAEPNSVISSSSGKAQVDESINASYLVDSQPEPAMPQASSQFHGALRLSSEPKEQNILNMNNHVQEDQIPTAKETSTAAAAAASPSHDTSLHSVNFCETTIKNGTGAILPEKPVSTGQTNNLISAKTSETALLDERSLLACIVRTIPTGGKIRISSTLPNRLGKMLAPLHWHDYKKYGKLDDFVAGHPALFLIEGDYIRLREGAQEMIAATAAVAKVAAAAAASSPYSSILPSVAVTPMAQPNRLKKGLPTADSNHAKNENAAFKGYAVISKTAAGDHSQLSGMQNQHPNGVSFGVAGNLSNVKILSKSNGANSERSSLKNVERQASGQGRSNSNFAGKQQGRATGAALSSRR from the exons ATGGAGGCAGCGGCCGCTGTTGCCGCCGCACGGGGCGGTGCGCTCCCAATGTCGTCATCGTCGCGTAAGGAGTGGCGTGCCGTTTCCGACCATCACCTGGTTCGTAGCCATGGGGATGAAGTG GAAATGGACAGATCAAAGTTGGGACAGTCAGATGAGAGAACCATATATGAG GTGCAGCACGGAAGAGAGCCTGCTGATGTTGACTTCTGCTCAATCACGGCTGATGAAAGTTTAGATGATGATGTATTACAACAGAGGATCCACAATATTACTAGACAAAGAGAGGAGCTATTGCAGATGGAGGTTGAACTCCGAGCACAGGCAATTGCAAGATCAAGGGTCCTGGAAATTCAGAGCAGCTGTGATGCAAAAATAACAGCCCATGTCAATGCTGTTGCCAAGCTTGAG GAGCAACTCGATGAAAGAGAACAGACCATACATGAATTCGAAAGGAAAATGGAAGAGAAAGACAGAGAGTTGCATTCCATCAAAGTTGATAAAGAAGAG GTCTGGGCAAAGGAAGATCTTCTCAGAGAGCAAAACAAGGAACTGGCTACTTTCAG AAGAGAACGTGATCATTCAGAGGCTGAGAGAGCTCAACACATAAAACAGATACATGATCTTCAAGAGCATGTTCAAGAGAAAGAGAGGCAGCTTATTGACTTGCAGGAACAG TATAGGGCTGCTCAAGAAGCCATTCTTTATAAGGATGAACAGTTGAGAGATGCCCAAACTTGGATTTCTCGTGTCCAGGAGATGGATGCTTTGCAGTCAAGTACAAACCACTCCTTACAGGCTGAGTTGAGAGAACGTACAGAGCAATATAACCAGCTCTGGCATGGATGTCAGAGACAG TTTGCAGAGATGGAGAGACTTCATTTGCATACAATACATCAACTTCAACTTGAGCTGGCTGATGTGAGAGAGAGGAATGGTTCTTATACTGATGAATCACATACGTCCCGAACAAAATCAAAAGATGTATCTCAATTTGGTCAAACTAATGGGAAACAGGTGGATTCTAATGGAAGTGGTGCAACAAATGCTAATACTGGGATTATTTCAAATGGGGCTTCAGACAATGTCCAAACTTTTGTTTCACCTGGAAATGCACCAAATCCG AATGACCATGTTCCAagtgttccaattgctccacttGGGTTGCCTACATACCTCCCACCTGGGCAGGTGTCTGCTCTGCATTCATTTATCATGCATCAACAGGGAGCTCCCCATTCTGTGACATCTCATGTTGGACACTACTCAATGCCAGATACAGCATCCATCCAACAGTGGCAGAACCAGCTG ACTTCCCCAGAGGGTTTACAGCTGTCTGCAGAGAATCATATTCCACCATCCCAAACAGATCAAAAGCTTGGGAGCTCAGATGTAAAGTATGAGTATGACTTGTCTGTCAATGGACAAGCCATTCGTTCAGACTATCTAGATCATATGAACCAAGGGGCAGAGCCCAATTCTGTGATATCATCATCTTCTGGGAAAGCTCAG GTTGATGAGTCAATTAATGCAAGTTACCTTGTGGACTCCCAACCTGAGCCAGCCATGCCGCAGGCCTCTTCACAATTTCATGGTGCTTTAAGATTGAGCTCTGAACCCAAG GAACAAAATATTCTGAATATGAATAATCATGTGCAAGAGGATCAAATCCCAACAGCGAAGGAAACAAGTACTGCAGCTGCTGCTGCTGCCAGTCCATCTCATGATACTTCACTGCATTCTGTTAATTTCTGTGAAACGACAATAAAAAATGGAACTGGTGCTATTTTGCCTGAAAAGCCGGTCTCAACTGGCCAGACTAATAACCTGATATCAGCTAAGACTTCAGAGACAGCTCTGCTTGATGAGAGGTCTTTGTTGGCTTGCATTGTTCGCACGATTCCAACTGGTGGCAAAATTCGGATCAGTTCCACG CTACCAAATAGGTTGGGGAAAATGCTTGCACCTTTACACTGGCATGATTACAAGAAGTATGGAAAGCTGGATGACTTTGTAGCCGGTCACCCTGCG TTGTTTCTGATTGAGGGCGATTATATTCGGCTTCGAGAGGGAGCACAAGAAATGATAGCAGCCACTGCTGCTGTTGCTAAAGTTGCTGCAGCAGCTGCAGCCTCATCTCCTTACTCCTCGATTCTGCCTTCTGTTGCTGTTACTCCAATGGCACAACCTAACCGACTAAAGAAGGGTCTCCCAACAGCTGACTCCAACCATGCGAAGAATGAGAATGCTGCTTTCAAGGGGTATGCAGTTATCTCCAAAACTGCAGCTGGTGATCATTCACAGCTGTCAGGAATGCAGAATCAACATCCCAATGGTGTTTCTTTTGGAGTGGCTGGAAATCTCTCAAATGTAAAAATATTGAGCAAATCTAATGGAGCAAATTCTGAGAGATCAAGTCTGAAAAATGTTGAAAGGCAGGCCTCTGGTCAGGGAAGGTCTAATTCTAATTTTGCTGGAAAACAGCAGGGCAG GGCAACTGGGGCAGCTTTATCTTCTAGAAGATA G